The Brassica oleracea var. oleracea cultivar TO1000 chromosome C6, BOL, whole genome shotgun sequence genomic interval TTGGGTTGACAAAGTGAAAGGAAGATACAAGAAGCTAGAAAAAAGGTACAGCCTTTACTCTACCTTCAGGAGAAGCCTGCGTCAACATTCCTAACTCTGTGATTGAGAATAATAACAAAGGCTGGGAATCATTCATCATCGGTCATTCTACAATGACCCGCCTGCTCAAAGTCACATTCATAACATTGTAAATGGAATTTGGAGCAAGCAGTTTAGGGATATAACGGTCTCGAAGATGGAGGGTAATGCGTTCTTGTTTCGCATTCCAAATGCTAGTACTCGTGCTCATGTTCTCTACCAGCGCCTATGGCAAATCGTAGGACAAACTATGTTCGTGGCTGATTGGGAGCCAGGGGAGATCCCTGTGAAGCCGGAACTATCCTTTGCGCCTATCTGGCTCGAGCTCAGAGGTGTCCTTTTCCAGTTCTTCAATGAAGAAGGGCTAGAACGTATTGCTAGTTTGGTTGGTCAGCCTAAGCTCCTACATCCGGCTACTGCAAACAAGAAAAATCTCAAGGTGGACAAAGTTTTCACCATCATTGATCCTAGAGTTCCTCTACCTGAAGCCGTCAATGTTCAGTTTGATTCAGGAGACATTCGGCGTATTGCAGTTTCGAGTCCGTGGATGCCTCCCATCTGCAGCTTCTATAAGGGGGTGGGGCACAAAATCAAACGGTGTAAGCTTGCTCCAATCACTTGTCTTGCTTGTAAGTCTACAGGTCACCGTGCAGAGAAGTGCCCTCGGGCTAAGCAAAATACAGCTAAGACAACGAACGGAAAGAAAGCAGCAACCGTAAAGTTTGCTGAAAAGTCCGCTGATAAGCCTGCGGTGCATCATCTGGTTGGTGATAAGCATGTTGAAAAGCAGGTTGAAAAACATGCTACTCCTCCAGAAGGTGTTACTGGACGAGTGCTCACTTCTCAGAAATCTGGAACCGAAAAGGATCCCCGAGGGAAAGCAAAAGATTGGAAAGGAAAAGATATTGCTACTGCAGAAGGAATAGGAGACTCGGGTCTGGTGTCAGATGTGGAATCAGATTCCTCAGATGTTCCTTCTGATAGTGATTCTTCAGCCTCTGAGAGAGAAGAAGGAGAGTTCATTCGGGTTCAAAACAAGAAAAAAGCTCGAAAGAGCAGGGTGAAAAACCCCACAAAACACTAAATCTTATCCATGTGTACATAATTTTTTTGTTGGAATGTCCGCGGTTTTAATAAAACTTCTCACATGCGCGGTTTTAAGAAGTGGTTTAGGAATAATAACTTTACTTTTGGGGGTCTCCTCGAGACTCATGTCAAGCAACCTAAGCAGCAGAAGTTCATAAATAATTTGCTGCCAAGTTGGTCTTTTGATTCAAATTATGGCTTCTCTGAGCTTGGCAAAATCTGGATTCTGTGGCATCTCTCGGTCAAGGTCGTGGTAATCTGAAAGTCGCTACAGATGATATCTTGCGAGGTTCAGTTTGTTGATATCTCTGAATCAGTGGTAATATCTTTTGTCTATGCTTCAAATGATGCGGATGCAAGGAGATCATTATGGAATGAAATTTCTCTTCTATCGACCAGCCCACAAATTATGTGAAAGGCTTGGTCCATTATCGGTGATTTTAATCAGGTTCACAGCCCTTCTGAGAACTCGGTCTCTACGAGTCAGAACATCGATCTTCACACCAGACTGTTCAGACAAGTCCTGATCGAGTCTTCCATAGTGGACTTGAATTACGGAGGTTCTTCTTTTGCCTGGTGGAACAAGCAAGTGCTGAATCCTATAGCGAAGAAACTAGACCGCATATTAGTAAATGAAGAATGGATTGTCTTGTTTCCTCTCGCTCTAGGTTTCTTCGGTTCGCCAGACTTCTCAGATCATGCATCAATGAAGATATCTCTCTCGTCTGGGCAATCTAGGCAGAAAAAGCCATTCTGATTTTTCAATTATTTATTGAAGAATGCCAGCTTCCTTCCCCTAGTGGCAGATCGCTGGTTCTCCTTGACAGCGGATGGTTCTGCCATGTATCGTGTTGTTAGAAAGATCAAGCTTCTTAAACCGAGCATAAGGGAGTTTAGCAAGTAAAATTATTCAGGAATAGAGAAGCGCGTCTCAGAAGCTCATGAGGCTATGCTACTAGCGCAGGAAAGGATCCTTCTTGACCCTTCTACTCTTAATGCTGAGGCTGAGATTGTCTGTCAACAAAAATGGAGTTTACTAGCTGAAGCAGAAGAAGCTTTCTTTTATCAGAGATCCAGGGTTACATGGCTAGAAGTGGGTGATCACAACACGCCTTATTTCCATAGAATGGCGAGTTCAAGACGAGCAATAAATCATATTCACTTTCTTGAAGACTCTAATGGAACCCCCATCCATTCTCAGCAGCTTATCCAAGAGCATTGCGTTGAATACTTTACCAATCTGTTGGCTCCTACTGTCTCTCAGCCCATGTTTGCCCTGGAGGACATCACTTTGCTTCTCAACTTTACTTGCTCCGACTCTCAGCGAGCTTCGCTTGTGGCACCATTCTCCAGTGATGAAATAGATCTGCTTTTTTCAATCTCCCTCGGAACAAAGCCAGTGGACCGGATGGTTTCTCTCCAGAATTCTTACCTCTACTTGGAGTATAGTAGGAGGAGAAGTTATGCAGCTGTCACCGATTTTTTTTGCTTATGGACTCCTTCTTCCTCAGCTCAATGCTACAAACCTTGTTCTCATTCCAAAGATTCTGAATGCTGCAAGAATGACGAATTTTCGACCTATATCCTGTCTAAATTCAATATATAAAGTAATCTCCAAGCTTCTAGCGGACAGATTGAAACAGATTCTTCAGTTGGTGATCTCACACTCGCAGTCTGCTTTTCTGCCTGGCCGGTTATTTTCTGCCTGGCTTGCAACAGAGATAGTTCATGGGTATAATAAGCGTAACGTGGAAAAAAGTGCCATGCTCAAGGTGGACTTGAGGAAAACCTTTGATTCGGTCAGATGGGACTTCATACTTGCTGTGCTTTCAGCCTTAAACATCCCACCGCAGTTCATAAGCTGGATTAATAAATGTATCACCACTCCATCTTTTTCTATTCTAGTGAATGGTGAGAGCTGAGGCTACTTCAAAAGCACCCAGGGACTGCGTTAGGGTGATCCACTATCACCGTACTTGTTTGTTTTGGTGATGGATGTGTTCTCTGGACTGCTAGCTTCACGTTTTGACTCTGGTTATATCTGCTACCATCTCAATACCCAAGAACTGCAAATTTCTCATCTTATGTTTGCAGATGATGTGATGATTTTTTTTTATGGTGGAAGTTCTTCACTGCACGGTATCACTGAAACACTTGAGGATTTTGCAGGATGGTCAGGCCTTAGTATGAACACAGACAAAACACAACTTTTCCATGCGGGGCTGAGCCAAGAAGAATCTAGTGCCTTACAGAATTATGGTTTCAAGTCAGGTTCGTTACCAATATGTTACTTGGGTTTGCCGTTAATGAGCCGGAAGCTTAAAGTTGGAGAGGATGCACCTTTACTAGACAAGCTAGTGTCACGCTTCAATGCCTGTGCCACAAAGTCTCTCTCTTTTGCTGGGCATACGCTTCTCATTTTGACGGTGATAAATGGGACTGTCAATTTTTGGAATTCAACCTTTATGCTTCCAAAGGGATGCATTAGGCGCATAGAATCAATGTGCTCTGGATTCTTGTGGTCTGGAAGCATTGAACATAGGGGTATGCTAAAGTTGCTTGGCGCTCAGCCTGCTTGCCAAGACATGAAGGAGGGCTAGGGTTAAGGAACTTTGCAGTCTGGAACAGAACATTGCTCTTGCGGTTGATCTGGCTCCTCTTTTCAACAAGTGGTTCTCTATGGGTTGGTTGGCATAGGTATCATCATTGTCCCACAAATTACTTGTTTTGGAGCCAAAATGAATCACAAGACCACTCTTGGAGCTGGAAATGCATTTTGCGCTTGCGGAACTTGGCTTTAAGGTTCTTATCTTGTAACTTGGGAAATGGACAGAATGCAAGTTTCTGGTATGATAGATGGACTCCCCTTGGACCGCTAATAGAAGCTATTGGAAACGATGGACCTAGACGGCTTTGTATCCCATCCCACGCCACAGTGTCTACTGCTTGCAATGCAATAGGTTGGATCTTGCCATCCCCTCGTTCTGATATGGAGTTAGTACTACACACTTATTTATCGACGATCCCCTTGCCAGCCGCCTGTCCAAGCTATGATACTTACACTTGGTCAACTGATGGCTCAAGCGGAAACTTCTCCTCAACAAAAACATGGGAGGCTCTTCGTCCCAGAGATGATGAGAAGCATTGGTTCAAGCTCATCTGGTTCAAAGGAGCCACTCCGAAACATGCTTTTAATATGTGGGTAGCTAACTTAGACAGGCTCCCAACAAGACAGCGTCTCTCAGCTTAGGGAATGCAGATCTTTGTTGTATATGTTCATCAGCTTCTGAAACCAGAGACCACCTTCTTATAGAGTGCCAATTCGCGTCTAAAATCTGGGAGCAAGTATTCATTAGGCTTGGGAGACCGAGGAGTCAGTTCATTACCTGGCAACACTTGCTGAGTTGGTTGAGAGATCAAGTCTCTGGCCCGATAAAACTACTTCGTTTGCTATGCTCTCAAGCGGTCATCTATAGTGTCTGGAAACAGAGAAATAATGTCCTTCATAACCAAATCTCGATTCCAGCGCTTATTATCTTCAAGGAAATCAACCGAACCATCATCAACACAATCCATGCCCGGAGGAGTAGGAGATGGTTCCAAAATCTTATGGTTGCTTGGCTGATCTAGCTTTAAGTAACCGTTAACTATTTAGGTATAATGATTTTCTTGGTTTTTATTTCTTTTTTGCCAAGAAATCATTTGTATAGGATACAACTCTGTAACCTTTCATTTTTATTTATGATTTATAAAAAAAAAAAAAAAAAAAAAAAAAAAAAAAAGAGATAATTGTTATGGTTCAGACTTCAGAGGATCTAGGCATCTGACGCTTTAATGCTGCTTAAGGGGTTGGTTCATAAAGAGACCACAGAGAAAAATGACGGGACTACTTATGGGCCCGTGTCTCATTGGTAATAAATTTCACAATAAAGTTTATGTTTTTCCTTAAACCCATTTCCTAAATTTCATGAAATTAGAAGCTTTAAGTTCCTCTCTGTTCTCAACTTGTCGCCGAAGATTACAAACAGGGTCTCTCATAAATGGCCGCTAGGTTTCTTAGTTTGAGACGAGCTTTGTCTGTCTACCTCACTAACCAACAACCTCGTGTTCCTCTGTTTCAAGGTATCATCTTTTTCTTTATCTCCAAGCTGCGTAACTGTCACACACCCGATCAGCCGCTATCATCGTATTTACTCTGTTTCATAAGGAGTAATAGTTGTTCTGATGTGCAAAGGTGGAATCTTTTTTTTTTTGTGACAGCTGACATAAAGTTTCGAGCTTTAGAGTTCTCCAAGCTCAATCAAAACTTGCTGCGTAGGATTGCAGTAGTTGTAATATGTACTTGCCTTAATGTTTTTGGCGAAACACAGTTGGTGAATTGAGATGAGAATCATTTAAAAATTGTGGTCTGTCTAATGATGAGTGTAGAAGAGAAGATAGGGTCTCGGGGGCTTGATGTTTTGGTTTACACTAGTAACAGTTTTGCATAAATAAGGGAGGTTTTGGTGTTGGGTTGTTTTCAGGAGTATTTTCTTTCCTTTGTTGAGTTAGAGATGTATTAGGCATGGATTAAGTTAGTATTCTAAGTCTTTTATCTGTGATCTTAACATTGTTCGAAAGCTTGTTCATCTATTGGTGATGTTTTCACAATGGGTATGAGATATGAGATCTCTTACCTTGGAGTTTCCTCTGCTTGCCTGTTGTTGTGTACTGACTGTTTTAGCTGCTAGTAACAATGGCCATCTTTTTAAAAATGGTCTTAGCAGGTAAGCTTGCGCAATCAAAGTCACTCTTGAGCAGAGATTATGCTTATGGGGGATTACTACAGAGGCACTTTAGTGAAACTGCAGCAACCAATGGCTGCTGCAACTCTTCAAACTCTGCTGCGGAACTTACCAAAGCTCCCTCCACCTCCCCTGCAACAGCCTATGAGGAGCTGATTGTGAAGTACAAGTCCCAGTTGAAAATAAACCCGAGGCATGACTTCATGATGGTCTTTACTTGCAAGGTCTGTGAGACGAGGTCGATGAAGATGGCGAGCAGAGAGTCTTACGAGAAGGGAGTTGTGGTGGTACGATGCGAAGGATGTGATAATCTACATTTGATTGCAGACCGTCGTGGTTGGTTTGGAGAGCCGGGGAGCGTGGAGGAGTTTCTTGCTGCTCAAGGGGAAGAGTTCAAGAAAGGATCCATGGATTCTCTTAGCCTTACAGTTGAAGACTTGGCTGGAGAGAAGATGTCCAGTGAATAGAGCAACAAGCTCTTCGTTGCTTTAGCTATTAGGACTTGAACCCTGCAGAGAAAATAAAATATTTTATATATTTTTATTTTAATTTTTGAGACAAATTAAGATACATAATATTTGGCTCATAGTTTTCAAAACAGAAATAAAGTAGTTTGTGAACATGGACATACAGCCAAACCCAAATTCTAAGGCCATCATTATTGCTAGGACAATTTTAAGTCCTTAAAATAAAAAAAGCAAAGGACGAAGGACGAAGGACGAAGGACGAGCTGGGACGTTGCTTATATAACGACTTTCCCCTTTGGTCCTAGTGTTTTTGTGGGTCCCCTGCCCTTAAGGATCGGCTGGGACGTTGCGATAATGTTGCCCTAAAGCTAAACTTTTATAGCTACAATCCAAGTCCAACCAATCATCCACATTAGTTTGTAAATTATGATAAAACTAGTATTACTGGTCAATTAAACGTTTTAGAAATTATTCGATCATCATCATAATTTTCAATCAAATCATTTTTAGAGATATCTGGATTGAAACAACGTTGAAATCCATAAAACAATAACTATGATATTATTATAAAATAAATACATGTTTGTAGTAATTTCATAAATAAAATAATAGTAATTTCATAAATAAAATAATATACCATATTATAAATATACTTAAAACAGTTTTCTTGATCTACAAAATTTATTTAGTAAAATAAAAAGGAAACTTGCATCATATAGCTACGATTTATAATATAACTAGAGGGGGTGTTCGCGCGGAATATTGTTTTATTGTTGTTAAAAGTATGATTTTTTGGATAATGTAATTAGATGATCACTTTTAATTGTTAAGAACGTTATTTGGTGTTTTTATTGTGTTATTTAGTAGTAATAGTGATATGTTAATATATTTTGTCTTTGTTTTTTCAATAATTTGTTTTTCAGTATAGTAGTGAAGCGAGCATCTAATGTAAAAATATATTGAATTTCAATAACTTAAATTTGCATTTATGCATTTGTTGATTCTAAGATTAACGGTTTCAGCATCAAAATTATTTTTTATTTTTTTCATATTTTTGAACATTATAACTTTCAAGATGTTTTTGTCTTTTTCCCATATTTTGAAATTGAGCCTTCAACATCTATGTATTTTGTTTACCTTTCTGGTATGCGGTGTTTCTCATCATCACCGAAAAAGGCTCACCTCATGCTCTTGTTCTTTATCGCCTTCTTCACCTTGAGATTTCTGGTATTTGTTGTAAATCGGGTTTATGAGTTCCCAGTTGTGCAGTTGTTTCTAACGTTGTTTTAGGCTGCTCCATTCAATATAGGATTCTCCTCTTCTTCTTTAGATTTTAGCTGATGTTATGAACTGCATCTCTTTGGGTTGGGCCAGAGTTTAG includes:
- the LOC106297674 gene encoding uncharacterized protein LOC106297674, with amino-acid sequence MLLAQERILLDPSTLNAEAEIVCQQKWSLLAEAEEAFFYQRSRVTWLEVGDHNTPYFHRMASSRRAINHIHFLEDSNGTPIHSQQLIQEHCVEYFTNLLAPTVSQPMFALEDITLLLNFTCSDSQRASLVAPFSSDEIDLLFSISLGTKPVDRMSAFLPGRLFSAWLATEIVHGYNKRNVEKSAMLKVDLRKTFDSVRWDFILAVLSALNIPPQFISWINKCITTPSFSILVNGWSGLSMNTDKTQLFHAGLSQEESSALQNYGFKSGSLPICYLGLPLMSRKLKVGEDAPLLDKLVSRFNACATKSLSFAGHTLLILTGYAKVAWRSACLPRHEGGLGLRNFAVWNRTLLLRLIWLLFSTSGSLWVGWHRYHHCPTNYLFWSQNESQDHSWSWKCILRLRNLALRFLSCNLGNGQNASFWYDRWTPLGPLIEAIGNDGPRRLCIPSHATVSTACNAIGWILPSPRSDMELVLHTYLSTIPLPAACPSYDTYTWSTDGSSGNFSSTKTWEALRPRDDEKHWFKLICLGNADLCCICSSASETRDHLLIECQFASKIWEQVFIRLGRPRSQFITWQHLLSWLRDQVSGPIKLLRLLCSQAVIYSVWKQRNNVLHNQISIPALIIFKEINRTIINTIHARRSRRWFQNLMVAWLI
- the LOC106298916 gene encoding uncharacterized protein LOC106298916 isoform X2, yielding MAARFLSLRRALSVYLTNQQPRVPLFQGKLAQSKSLLSRDYAYGGLLQRHFSETAATNGCCNSSNSAAELTKAPSTSPATAYEELIVKYKSQLKINPRHDFMMVFTCKVCETRSMKMASRESYEKGVVVVRCEGCDNLHLIADRRGWFGEPGSVEEFLAAQGEEFKKGSMDSLSLTVEDLAGEKMSSE
- the LOC106298916 gene encoding uncharacterized protein LOC106298916 isoform X1, with protein sequence MAARFLSLRRALSVYLTNQQPRVPLFQAGKLAQSKSLLSRDYAYGGLLQRHFSETAATNGCCNSSNSAAELTKAPSTSPATAYEELIVKYKSQLKINPRHDFMMVFTCKVCETRSMKMASRESYEKGVVVVRCEGCDNLHLIADRRGWFGEPGSVEEFLAAQGEEFKKGSMDSLSLTVEDLAGEKMSSE